The DNA sequence CGGCCCGACCCGCCCGGATCCGCTCCAAGGTCCGGGGCAGCGCGCCGGGAAGCCCCTGCATCTCGGGCGGGACGGCGCAAGGGGCGGGGACCTCCTGCGCGTGCGGCGGCGCCCCCGTTCCCGGCAGCGTACCGTCCGGGACCAGGGTGGCCAAAAGCATCGCGCCGAACACCGCCCCCGCCATCCGGGCTCCGGTGCCCGGTCGTTTCACGCCCGGCGCACCGAGCCGCGGTCCCGCACGGTTCGTGTCCCGGCCACTTGGGTACCGGGCGCCAGCGTTCCAGGAGCGGGCGAGGGTGCGCCCTGTCGTGCGAGGAGCCATGCCAGACACATTTGAGCGGCGATGCCGACGGCCAGGAACAGGACGTCGAAGAGGACACCGTATTCCTTGGTGACCTTGAGCGTGAGCCCCCACAGGCTCAAGATCAACCCCAGGCAGAACACGGGCAGCGACTGCCGTCCCATCAGCACGACCGGGTTGCCGCTTCCCAACGATTTGACCCACCGGTGCAAGGGCAGGTTGACGACCACATAGGCCAGGGCCAGGACGTGCAGCAGCCGCGGCAGCGAAAGGTTCTGCTTGTCCAGGTCCCATAGGAACCGCGGCAGGGGCAAGGCGTCGGGATCGGGCGCAATGCCGCTGCGCACCCAGACCAGCGCCCCGACCAGATAGGCCACGGCGGTCCAGAACAGGACCCGCGAACATCCGATCCCCACCCCCTGCAGGCGCAGGGCGCCGATCGTGAAGCCGATCACGAACAGGAACTGCCAGGCGAAGGGGTTGAAGAACCATCCGCCGGACAGCGGATGGTTCGGCAGGTTCCACCCCGCCAGATTGGCGGCGGCATAGAGCCCGCAGGATGCGGCGACCGTCCCGGCCAAGCTCCGCGCGGCCCCCAGCAGCAGCAGCGGCATGGCCGCGAGCAGGACGGTGTAGAGGGGCAGGATGTTGAGGAAGCCGGGTTGGTAGCGCAGCGTCGCCGCCCCCACGAGGCTGGCCGCCGGATCCACGATCAGCGGCGTCAGGGCGACGAGTTCGAACAGGCGGCCGTCGCCGGTGCGCAGCACGGCATGGGCGAAGATCGCGGCGCCGGCCAGGAACGTGGCCGCGTGGGCCGCATAGAGCAGGGCGGCCCGGCGGATCGCCTTGTCCACGGCGTCCTGCCAGCATCCCTGCCGGACCCGGCTGAAATAGGCGAAGGCCGCCGCGTACCCCGCGAGCAGGACGAAGAGTTCCGCCGCGTCCGAGAAGCCGAAGTTCCTGTGCGTCAGGTTTTCGAAGATGTTGCCGGCCAGGTGGTTCACAAAGATCGTGACCAGGGCCACGCCGCGCCAGAAGTCGGCGGCGGTGTCGCGTTCCACGCGGATGTGCCCCGACCCGGCCATGTCATACCCAGCGCATTTCCCGGATCGTTTCAACCATCGGATAGGGA is a window from the Azospirillaceae bacterium genome containing:
- a CDS encoding OpgC domain-containing protein, with protein sequence MAGSGHIRVERDTAADFWRGVALVTIFVNHLAGNIFENLTHRNFGFSDAAELFVLLAGYAAAFAYFSRVRQGCWQDAVDKAIRRAALLYAAHAATFLAGAAIFAHAVLRTGDGRLFELVALTPLIVDPAASLVGAATLRYQPGFLNILPLYTVLLAAMPLLLLGAARSLAGTVAASCGLYAAANLAGWNLPNHPLSGGWFFNPFAWQFLFVIGFTIGALRLQGVGIGCSRVLFWTAVAYLVGALVWVRSGIAPDPDALPLPRFLWDLDKQNLSLPRLLHVLALAYVVVNLPLHRWVKSLGSGNPVVLMGRQSLPVFCLGLILSLWGLTLKVTKEYGVLFDVLFLAVGIAAQMCLAWLLARQGAPSPAPGTLAPGTQVAGTRTVRDRGSVRRA